In Euphorbia lathyris chromosome 9, ddEupLath1.1, whole genome shotgun sequence, the following are encoded in one genomic region:
- the LOC136206499 gene encoding inositol transporter 4-like, whose product MVEGGVVGTEDADFGNCWRVSWRTPYIMRLALSAGIGGLLFGYDTGNISGALLYIRDDFERVDKSTFLQELIVSMTVVGAIIGAAFGGVANDKFGRKKTILAADVVFFIGAIIMALAPTYIVIILGRFIIGLGVGMASMTAPLYISEASPASIRGALVSINGLLITGGQFLAYLINLAFVKTAWTWRWMLGVAAIPPLVQFFLMVSLPESPRWLYRENKVEEAKEILSRIYPADQVEKEIQSLAESIDVEKKLDEHAGKDMITKLKGAFTDLPTRRALYAGVTVQVAQQFVGINTVMYYSPTIVQFAGYASNSVALALSVITSGLNLVGTVISMLFVDRYGRRRLMIISMFGIIFFLIALAVVFQEASLHSPGIDLADSRNFHGPNNTCSSIIQSTQIQSAKLSCTKCLKYNCAFCANQNTYQPGACLVDDKQVEGFCKAEHRTWFSEGCPSKFGFLAVVCLGIYIIFYAPGMGTAPWIVNSEIYPLRYRGIGGGIAAVANWTSNLIVSLSFLSMIEAFTVAGAFIFFAMVSFVSLCFIYWLVPETKGLQMEEIEKMLRNGFTPELFRKKEAKAASGPA is encoded by the exons atGGTAGAAGGAGGTGTTGTAGGAACAGAAGATGCGGACTTTGGAAATTGCTGGAGGGTATCATGGAGAACTCCATACATTATGAGACTTGCACTCTCTGCTGGGATTGGAGGTCTCCTCTTTGGTTATGACACTG GCAATATTTCGGGTGCCTTGCTATACATTAGAGATGACTTTGAGCGGGTAGACAAGAGCACATTTCTACAG GAACTGATAGTGAGTATGACAGTTGTTGGAGCAATAATTGGTGCAGCATTTGGAGGAGTTGcaaatgacaaatttgggagGAAAAAAACCATATTAGCAGCTGATGTAGTGTTCTTCATAGGTGCAATAATAATGGCTCTTGCACCTACTTATATTGTCATTATTCTTGGTAGATTTATTATTGGTTTAGGAGTTGGAATGGCTTCTATGACTGCTCCTCTTTATATATCTGAAGCTTCACCTGCTAGTATCAGAGGTGCTCTTGTTAGCATTAATGGTTTATTAATCACTGGAGGTCAATTCTTGGCTTATCTCATCAATCTTGCATTCGTCaag ACGGCATGGACTTGGCGTTGGATGCTCGGCGTAGCTGCTATTCCACCTCTGGTTCAGTTTTTCTTGATGGTTTCGCTCCCCGAGTCACCTAGATGGCTCTACAGAGag AACAAAGTGGAAGAGGCAAAGGAAATTCTATCAAGGATATATCCAGCAGACCAAGTTGAGAAAGAGATACAATCATTGGCTGAATCAATTGATGTTGAAAAGAAATTGGATGAACATGCAGGAAAAGACATGATTACAAAACTCAAAGGAGCTTTCACCGACCTACCAACCCGGCGGGCACTTTACGCGGGAGTTACAGTACAAGTTGCTCAACAGTTTGTCGGAATTAATACAGTGATGTACTACTCTCCAACCATTGTTCAATTCGCCGGATATGCTTCAAACTCTGTAGCATTAGCTCTTTCTGTAATTACTTCAGGATTGAACCTAGTGGGAACTGTTATTAGCATGCTTTTTGTAGATAGATatggaagaagaagattgaTGATTATATCCATGTTTGGAATCATTTTCTTCCTCATTGCTTTAGCAGTTGTGTTCCAGGAAGCTTCATTGCATTCTCCGGGTATTGATCTTGCTGATTCCAGAAACTTTCATGGCCCAAACAATACATGTTCTAGCATTATACAATCTACTCAAATTCAATCTGCAAAATTGAGTTGCACCAAATGCTTGAAATATAACTGTGCCTTTTGTGCTAATCAAAACACA TATCAACCTGGAGCATGCTTAGTAGATGACAAACAAGTAGAAGGATTCTGCAAGGCGGAACACAGAACGTGGTTTTCCGAGGGATGTCCGAGCAAATTTGGTTTTCTAGCAGTTGTGTGTCTTGGTATATACATCATATTCTATGCCCCGGGGATGGGAACTGCTCCGTGGATCGTGAACTCGGAGATATATCCGTTAAGATACAGAGGAATAGGCGGGGGAATAGCAGCTGTTGCCAATTGGACATCCAATCTTATTGTCAGTTTAAGCTTTCTATCAATGATTGAAGCTTTCACTGTTGCGGGTGCTTTTATCTTCTTTGCTATGGTCTCTTTTGTCTCactatgttttatttattggtTAGTTCCTGAAACAAAAGGCTTACAAATGGAGGAAATTGAGAAGATGTTGAGAAATGGGTTTACTCCAGAACTATTCAGGAAAAAAGAAGCAAAAGCAGCTTCGGGTCCTGCTTAA